One Mus musculus strain C57BL/6J chromosome X, GRCm38.p6 C57BL/6J DNA window includes the following coding sequences:
- the Gm6812 gene encoding uncharacterized protein LOC627927, whose product MGLINTKLQEFHMAESKSATTQAVKKNEKFKYKVKETKKPVFMNIFNQATVKKPLPPRAQTPLVKVKKEIKPQRLCLYHRVNEKPNQDVQYDLDKSEDSSTSSTTSYELDSQ is encoded by the exons ATGGGGTTAATAAATACAAAGTTACAAGAATTTCACATGGCTGAATCAAAAAGTGCCACCACCCAAGCTGTGAAGAAGAATGAGAAGTTCAAATATAAAGTCAAG GAAACTAAGAAACCAGTGTTTATGAACATATTCAATCAAGCCACTGTGAAAAAGCCACTCCCCCCAAGAGCTCAGACTCCCTTGGTTAaggtgaagaaagaaataaaaccacaaagaTTATGCCTTTACCATCGCGTAAATGAGAAGCCTAACCAGGATGTACAGTATGATCTTGACAAGAGCGAGGACAGCAGTACCAGCAGCACCACAAGCTATGAGCTGGACAGCCAGTGA